A genomic region of Rheinheimera sp. MMS21-TC3 contains the following coding sequences:
- a CDS encoding PhoH family protein, whose amino-acid sequence MTLTTHSAELTLTPADNQRLTSLCGPFDDNLKHIERRLQVQISYRDNQIKVTGPEDNTAAALDIIQQLYTQTALQPNTALTPEQVHLTINENYDISYQSDISELRPFSLKTKKGLIKPRNPNQAHYVSNILSHDVCFGIGPAGTGKTYLAVACAVDALERDMVKRIVLTRPAVEAGEKLGFLPGDLAQKVDPYLRPLYDALFDMLGFEKVEKLLERGIIEIAPLAYMRGRTLSDAFIILDESQNTTMEQMKMFLTRIGFSSKAIITGDITQVDLPRGQYSGLKHAIDVLADVKEISLNYFNAKDVVRHPVVQSIVMAYEAHEAAKLAANEGEQR is encoded by the coding sequence TTGACTTTAACTACCCATAGCGCTGAATTAACTTTAACCCCTGCAGATAATCAGAGATTAACTTCTTTATGCGGCCCTTTTGATGATAATTTAAAGCATATTGAACGCCGTTTACAGGTACAAATTAGTTATCGCGATAATCAAATAAAAGTAACAGGGCCTGAAGATAATACGGCTGCTGCCCTTGATATTATACAACAACTGTATACACAAACGGCACTACAGCCAAATACAGCCTTAACTCCTGAACAGGTGCATTTAACTATCAACGAGAATTACGATATCAGCTATCAATCCGATATATCCGAACTACGCCCTTTTAGTTTAAAAACTAAAAAAGGTTTAATAAAACCCCGAAATCCAAACCAAGCACATTACGTTAGCAATATTTTAAGCCACGATGTTTGCTTTGGCATTGGCCCTGCAGGTACCGGTAAAACTTACTTAGCCGTAGCTTGTGCAGTCGATGCTTTAGAGCGCGATATGGTAAAGCGGATAGTGTTAACCCGACCGGCTGTCGAAGCCGGTGAAAAATTAGGCTTTTTACCAGGTGATTTAGCGCAAAAAGTCGATCCTTACTTACGGCCTTTATATGATGCTCTTTTTGACATGCTAGGCTTTGAGAAAGTTGAGAAGCTGTTAGAGCGGGGTATTATTGAAATTGCCCCGCTAGCTTATATGCGCGGCCGTACTTTAAGTGATGCTTTTATTATTTTGGACGAAAGCCAAAATACCACTATGGAACAGATGAAAATGTTTCTCACCCGTATTGGTTTTAGCTCTAAAGCTATAATCACTGGCGACATTACCCAAGTAGACTTGCCGCGTGGCCAATATTCTGGTTTAAAACATGCTATTGATGTTTTAGCCGACGTTAAAGAAATTAGTTTAAATTACTTTAATGCTAAAGATGTTGTTCGCCATCCCGTAGTGCAAAGTATTGTTATGGCTTATGAAGCCCATGAAGCGGCTAAATTAGCAGCTAATGAAGGTGAGCAACGTTAA
- the mtnN gene encoding 5'-methylthioadenosine/S-adenosylhomocysteine nucleosidase: MQLIGIIGAMEQEVATLRQQLLHLETTQLGNCIFYTGELNNCRVVLVQSGIGKVASAVATTLMIQHFAPNAVINTGSAGGFDPELNVGDIVISSEVRHHDVDVTAFGYELGQVPQMPAAFIPHASLVNAAEQSIASLGFCKTKKGLITTGDSFICAPERIALMRQQFPTMLAVEMEGAAIAQSCYMLNTPFVVIRSLSDIAGKESPQSFEAYLEVAAKNSSAMVKQLLIHLATLSL; the protein is encoded by the coding sequence ATGCAATTAATTGGTATTATTGGCGCTATGGAGCAAGAGGTTGCAACACTACGTCAGCAACTACTCCATCTAGAAACCACCCAGCTAGGTAACTGTATATTTTACACTGGTGAGTTAAATAATTGCCGAGTTGTATTAGTACAATCAGGTATAGGTAAAGTTGCTAGTGCCGTTGCCACCACATTAATGATCCAACACTTTGCACCTAATGCAGTTATTAATACCGGTTCAGCAGGCGGTTTTGATCCTGAGCTCAATGTTGGTGATATAGTTATCAGTAGTGAGGTTCGCCACCATGACGTTGATGTTACTGCTTTTGGCTATGAGCTAGGCCAAGTGCCACAAATGCCTGCAGCATTTATACCTCATGCTTCTTTAGTAAATGCAGCTGAGCAAAGTATTGCTAGCTTAGGTTTTTGTAAAACCAAAAAAGGTTTAATCACAACCGGTGATAGCTTTATTTGTGCTCCAGAACGGATCGCTCTAATGCGTCAGCAGTTTCCAACTATGCTAGCGGTAGAAATGGAAGGGGCCGCTATTGCCCAAAGTTGTTATATGCTCAACACTCCTTTTGTTGTTATACGCAGTCTAAGTGACATTGCTGGCAAAGAATCACCGCAGTCTTTTGAAGCTTACTTAGAAGTAGCAGCCAAAAACAGCTCAGCTATGGTCAAACAACTCCTTATCCATTTAGCAACGCTAAGCTTATAA
- the ybeY gene encoding rRNA maturation RNase YbeY — protein sequence MAITLDLQLASAEANLPTVSEIQLWLETAILPFQAEAEVTVRIVDNTESQQLNMQYRGKDKPTNVLSFPFQCPPGLELALLGDLVISAPVVAAEAKQQGKSLTAHWAHMIIHGSLHLLGFDHINDDDAEEMESEEILLLQQLGFTNPYLLDNE from the coding sequence ATGGCTATAACCTTAGACTTACAGTTGGCGAGTGCGGAAGCAAATCTGCCCACAGTTAGCGAAATTCAATTATGGTTAGAAACAGCAATACTGCCATTTCAGGCTGAAGCAGAGGTAACAGTACGCATTGTTGATAATACTGAAAGTCAGCAACTAAATATGCAGTACCGTGGTAAAGATAAGCCCACTAACGTATTAAGCTTTCCATTTCAATGTCCGCCTGGTCTTGAACTCGCCTTATTAGGGGATTTAGTGATCAGTGCACCTGTTGTCGCAGCTGAAGCTAAACAACAAGGAAAAAGCTTAACTGCGCATTGGGCGCATATGATCATTCACGGTAGCTTGCATTTACTTGGTTTTGACCATATAAATGATGATGATGCAGAAGAAATGGAATCAGAAGAGATTTTACTTCTGCAGCAGCTTGGCTTTACCAACCCCTATTTGTTGGATAACGAATAG
- a CDS encoding outer membrane beta-barrel protein — translation MKKSIILAAACASLFTAAATADIRWDYVGAGYTDANLDGPYIEGSMRLDNNWVVDASFSALSKHHYDVNVLQAGVKYLTGFRLDFSPKTQTYVLAGFETQFRDADKTGGYAGLGVRHPLTPQVELYSEASYHTINDNHASLAGGIAFYFSPDWAVRSNIALNSNDVKNEFRFGVSYQF, via the coding sequence ATGAAGAAATCAATTATACTTGCCGCTGCTTGTGCTAGCCTCTTTACCGCTGCGGCCACGGCTGATATCCGTTGGGACTACGTAGGTGCAGGTTATACCGATGCGAACTTGGATGGCCCTTACATAGAGGGCTCTATGCGTTTAGATAACAATTGGGTAGTTGATGCTAGTTTTTCGGCATTATCAAAGCATCATTATGATGTAAATGTATTACAAGCAGGTGTGAAGTATTTAACCGGATTTCGTTTAGACTTTTCGCCTAAAACTCAAACCTATGTATTAGCCGGCTTTGAAACACAATTTAGAGATGCCGATAAAACAGGCGGTTATGCTGGCCTAGGTGTACGTCATCCTTTAACGCCGCAAGTAGAGCTATATTCAGAAGCTAGTTACCATACAATTAATGATAATCATGCTAGTTTAGCGGGCGGTATTGCATTTTACTTTAGCCCTGATTGGGCAGTACGTAGTAATATTGCTTTAAATAGTAATGATGTAAAAAATGAATTCCGCTTTGGGGTTTCTTATCAATTCTAA
- a CDS encoding EAL domain-containing protein, translated as MKYWHNIIFTFFCFCVAFSAVNSSAAPLLRALTPDQGLSQGSIRDLLIDKEGYLWLATDAGINRYDSNQVLQISTAQYPLNEMAFSAVLQDSEQRIWAASATNGIYLFKPELGQLELAIPMSAFTGIEQLPLIISLSEYDKDHLLVSVSDSLFLVSTNLTDLVVKPLFSLTKLGMPNGWLRTALVLDNNVFIATFNGLYYLDLNTGLATHLPHLTPDMLHDTPNRQLDQKHIKYLQLHQQRLWLGAVDGLYSISVQDIKSYIETKQTYTPIHHINDYNIWQIIWQDDFALIATDRGLLTFNPVKNTYKKILRLTDSPLGLFDDNILDIAADEYGGYWLATRNDGAYYWHHRGQAFSHVSKQANNGYSLSNEKVYSLAPASDNAVWVGTSNGLNHVELKSKIVTQYLINDDVKTIFHSSTIGKIIPIDKEKMWIVTSEGLNVFNLPLNQVSAAPSNSPEDSKILSQARRFFYSYKNFIYFATSDNFYRYNQTTNELLAQPELTAAINPANFGAILGEIKNGQQLLLSDADQLWTYDLKQQKLDLVYQHQPYQPQLGRTATTMQLDDNNVLWIGFIGLGILGFDGNNLDLLHSPTKLSDSKIAYDLHKDNLGYIWYSSHQGLSRLNPKTLHIENFTKEDGLISHEYNGGASTTMKDGRLIYGSMRGITIVEPTALITEEQQPKVVITKLSTQTGDELNIEGNLNQKQIDLSYKDLGIELHFSSMNFRDAHKMQYRYWLEGKQNIEFPAQSQNKVNFPQLSPGNYIFNVAAISPLNGRESKPAQLYIHIKPAPWLASWALTSYGLLVLLIIYIVISVRLRQQKVVKQAHLNVAKSEQRLQQALASVDSGVWEWQASNNEVYASKVQSVLGYSLIQPQLSQDQHLGLIHPDDLEDFKSAWQRFLQHPDAGFDFTYRLRHKNGDWLWFRVMGKAEIIAHNNKIQRVLGTFTNITETRATSEKARLFGEAFQQTRDWVVIMDNQQRLVAANQSFTTAFGSIEQYITTPRIHHLGISLSRRRYYTKLLKQLSIGQHWQGEEVVITPDGCKRPTLINVSVVGEQENKAFYVLVFTDITEQKLAEEELRYLANYDSLTGLPNRALLMDRIYHGIDHAKRANKSLALCFIDLDRFKQINDSLGHDIGDLLLKKVAQRLTQALRETDSVARLGGDEFVVLLEGYKSDDNISHIARKMLMIISEPMLLGTHSVGVSPSIGIAVYPQDAITGTELLKHADVAMYHAKAAGRNNFQFFTAEMNEKAHLQLARETQLRQAIQQNEFFNVYQPIIDINTRKAVGAEVLLRWQTADGMISPADFIPLAEELRLIIDMTKKLLDRALADLKSWHDQGHRVYLSVNLSTQHLEQPALAEHTRLLLDKHQLSAKYLCYEVTESALMRDHASAIKTMQALSDLGIKMALDDFGTGYSSLKYLKELPIDGIKIDRSFVKDIGIDVNDETIIDAILSMATSLGMYCIAEGVETEQQLAFFNKRNCALIQGFYFAKPMPCAELLQFLNDEHND; from the coding sequence GTGAAATATTGGCATAACATTATCTTTACTTTTTTCTGTTTCTGCGTAGCTTTTTCCGCTGTAAATTCTTCTGCGGCACCATTATTAAGAGCGCTGACACCAGATCAAGGCTTATCTCAAGGCTCAATTAGAGATTTATTAATTGATAAAGAAGGCTATCTTTGGTTAGCGACCGATGCCGGTATTAACCGTTATGATAGTAACCAAGTTTTACAAATTAGTACTGCCCAATATCCTCTTAATGAAATGGCATTTTCAGCAGTACTGCAAGACTCTGAGCAGCGTATTTGGGCTGCTTCAGCAACTAACGGCATTTATTTATTTAAACCAGAACTTGGCCAACTTGAACTTGCCATCCCTATGTCTGCATTTACTGGCATAGAGCAGCTACCTCTTATAATCTCATTATCAGAATATGATAAAGATCATCTACTGGTCAGTGTTAGTGATAGTTTATTTCTTGTATCGACTAACCTAACTGACCTAGTGGTTAAGCCACTATTTAGTTTAACAAAACTTGGCATGCCTAATGGTTGGTTAAGAACAGCCTTAGTGCTTGATAACAATGTTTTTATCGCCACCTTTAATGGCTTATATTACCTTGATCTCAATACCGGTTTAGCTACCCATTTACCTCATTTAACACCTGATATGCTGCATGACACCCCAAACAGACAGCTAGATCAAAAACATATTAAATATCTGCAGCTACATCAACAAAGATTGTGGTTAGGGGCTGTGGATGGACTATATAGCATTAGTGTACAAGACATAAAAAGCTATATTGAAACAAAGCAAACTTATACGCCAATCCATCATATAAATGACTACAATATTTGGCAGATTATATGGCAAGATGATTTTGCTTTAATCGCAACAGATCGCGGATTACTTACTTTTAATCCAGTAAAAAATACCTATAAAAAGATACTACGTTTAACTGATAGTCCTCTTGGCTTATTTGATGACAATATTCTTGATATTGCTGCAGACGAATATGGCGGTTACTGGCTAGCTACTAGAAATGATGGCGCTTATTACTGGCATCATCGTGGTCAAGCTTTTAGTCATGTTTCTAAACAAGCAAATAATGGCTACAGTTTATCCAATGAAAAAGTCTATTCTCTGGCTCCGGCTTCAGATAATGCAGTATGGGTAGGAACCAGTAATGGGCTTAACCATGTTGAACTAAAAAGTAAAATAGTCACTCAGTATTTAATTAATGATGATGTAAAAACAATATTTCATAGCAGTACTATTGGCAAAATCATTCCTATTGATAAGGAAAAAATGTGGATAGTAACAAGTGAAGGTCTAAATGTTTTTAATTTGCCTTTAAATCAGGTGTCAGCTGCACCGAGTAATAGCCCAGAAGATAGCAAAATATTAAGCCAAGCGAGACGATTTTTTTATTCTTATAAGAATTTTATCTACTTTGCTACCTCAGATAATTTTTATCGCTATAACCAAACCACTAATGAGCTACTAGCACAACCAGAACTAACCGCTGCTATCAACCCAGCAAACTTCGGAGCTATTTTAGGCGAGATTAAAAATGGTCAACAATTACTGTTGTCAGATGCCGATCAACTTTGGACTTATGATCTTAAACAACAAAAATTAGATTTAGTTTATCAACATCAGCCTTATCAGCCGCAATTAGGCCGAACAGCAACCACTATGCAACTAGATGATAATAATGTGCTATGGATTGGCTTTATTGGCTTAGGTATTTTAGGTTTTGATGGCAATAACTTAGATTTACTGCATAGCCCAACTAAGCTTTCTGACAGCAAAATTGCTTACGACTTACATAAAGATAACTTAGGCTATATATGGTATTCATCCCATCAGGGTCTTTCTCGGCTAAACCCAAAAACCTTGCATATTGAAAACTTTACTAAAGAAGATGGCTTAATATCACACGAATATAATGGCGGTGCTTCAACCACCATGAAAGATGGTCGCTTAATCTATGGCAGTATGCGAGGCATTACTATTGTTGAACCAACAGCGCTAATAACAGAAGAACAGCAACCTAAAGTAGTTATTACTAAATTATCAACCCAAACAGGCGATGAGCTCAATATTGAAGGTAACTTAAACCAAAAACAAATAGATCTCTCCTATAAAGACTTAGGCATTGAGCTGCACTTTAGTAGTATGAACTTTCGTGATGCCCATAAAATGCAATATCGATATTGGCTAGAAGGTAAACAAAATATTGAATTTCCAGCACAAAGCCAAAACAAGGTAAACTTTCCACAGTTAAGCCCTGGTAACTATATATTCAATGTTGCTGCTATCTCTCCACTCAATGGCAGAGAAAGTAAACCGGCTCAGCTATATATCCATATAAAGCCGGCCCCCTGGTTAGCAAGTTGGGCTTTAACTAGCTACGGCTTATTGGTACTACTTATAATTTACATCGTTATTAGCGTTAGATTAAGGCAACAAAAAGTTGTTAAGCAAGCCCACTTAAACGTAGCAAAAAGTGAGCAAAGGTTGCAGCAAGCATTAGCCTCAGTTGATAGTGGGGTATGGGAATGGCAAGCTAGTAACAACGAAGTTTATGCCTCTAAAGTACAATCTGTCCTTGGCTATAGCTTAATCCAACCACAGCTTAGCCAAGACCAACACCTTGGATTGATTCACCCAGATGACCTAGAGGACTTTAAATCAGCTTGGCAACGCTTTTTACAACATCCAGATGCTGGCTTTGATTTTACTTACCGCTTACGCCATAAAAACGGTGACTGGCTTTGGTTTAGAGTCATGGGTAAAGCCGAAATAATAGCCCACAATAATAAAATACAACGGGTATTAGGAACCTTTACTAATATCACTGAAACCCGTGCCACTTCAGAAAAAGCCCGTTTATTTGGCGAAGCTTTTCAGCAAACTCGAGACTGGGTTGTTATTATGGATAATCAGCAGCGCTTAGTTGCTGCCAACCAATCTTTCACTACTGCTTTTGGCAGTATTGAACAATATATTACAACACCACGAATTCACCACTTAGGCATTAGCTTAAGTCGGCGACGTTATTATACTAAGCTGTTAAAGCAACTTTCCATTGGTCAGCATTGGCAAGGTGAAGAAGTCGTAATAACCCCTGATGGCTGCAAGCGGCCCACTTTAATTAATGTCAGTGTGGTAGGTGAACAAGAAAACAAAGCATTTTATGTCTTAGTTTTTACCGATATTACTGAGCAAAAACTAGCAGAAGAAGAACTACGATACTTAGCAAATTATGATTCATTAACCGGTTTACCTAACCGAGCTTTATTAATGGATCGCATTTACCACGGCATAGACCACGCTAAACGAGCCAATAAATCATTAGCACTTTGCTTTATTGACTTAGATCGCTTTAAACAAATTAATGACTCCTTAGGCCATGACATTGGTGACTTACTGTTAAAGAAAGTGGCTCAACGTTTAACCCAAGCTTTACGTGAAACTGACAGCGTTGCCAGATTAGGCGGTGATGAGTTTGTTGTCTTATTAGAAGGCTATAAATCAGATGATAATATCAGCCATATAGCACGTAAAATGTTAATGATTATTAGTGAACCTATGTTATTAGGTACACACAGCGTTGGCGTTTCACCCAGTATTGGCATAGCGGTTTATCCTCAAGATGCCATAACCGGCACTGAACTATTAAAGCATGCTGACGTTGCCATGTATCATGCTAAGGCCGCTGGCCGTAATAACTTTCAGTTTTTTACAGCGGAAATGAACGAAAAAGCCCATTTGCAACTAGCTCGTGAAACCCAACTACGACAAGCTATACAACAAAATGAGTTCTTTAACGTCTATCAGCCTATTATTGATATTAATACCCGTAAAGCTGTTGGTGCTGAGGTGCTATTACGCTGGCAAACAGCAGATGGCATGATCTCTCCTGCTGATTTTATCCCTTTAGCTGAAGAGTTACGCTTAATTATTGATATGACAAAAAAACTGTTAGATCGTGCTTTAGCTGATTTAAAATCTTGGCATGATCAAGGGCATAGGGTTTATTTATCGGTCAATTTATCTACCCAACATTTAGAGCAACCCGCACTAGCTGAACATACCCGTTTATTACTAGATAAACATCAACTTTCTGCTAAATATCTTTGTTATGAAGTCACAGAAAGCGCACTAATGCGGGACCATGCTAGTGCCATTAAAACTATGCAAGCTTTAAGTGATCTGGGGATAAAAATGGCTCTAGATGACTTTGGCACGGGCTATTCTTCTTTAAAATACTTAAAAGAGCTACCTATTGATGGCATTAAAATTGACCGTAGTTTTGTCAAAGATATTGGCATCGACGTGAATGATGAAACTATTATTGATGCAATTTTAAGTATGGCCACTAGCTTAGGCATGTATTGTATTGCTGAAGGTGTTGAAACTGAGCAGCAACTGGCATTTTTTAATAAGCGTAACTGTGCATTAATTCAAGGTTTTTACTTTGCTAAACCTATGCCTTGCGCTGAGCTACTACAGTTTTTAAATGACGAGCATAATGACTGA
- the miaB gene encoding tRNA (N6-isopentenyl adenosine(37)-C2)-methylthiotransferase MiaB: MGKKLHIKTWGCQMNEYDSSKMADLLDATHGFILTEEAEDADVILLNTCSIREKAQEKVFHQLGRWRPLKEKNPNLIIGVGGCVASQEGTAIRERAPYVDIVFGPQTLHRLPEMINMVRGAKSPVVDVSFPEIEKFDRLPEPKANGATAFVSIMEGCSKYCTFCVVPYTRGEEVSRPLDDVLFEIAQLAEQGVREVNLLGQNVNGYRGATHDGQICHFSELLRLVAAIDGIDRIRYTTSHPVEFTDDIIEVYRDVPELVDHLHLPVQSGSDRILNLMKRGHTALEYKSQIRKLKKIRPNLSMSSDFIIGFPGEDDADFEATMDLIKAIDFDMSFSFIYSARPGTPAADLPDDVTEAAKKQRLYILQDRINQQALKIARNMLGSEQRILVEGPSKKNIMELTGRTENNRVVNFEGSPDMIGQLVDVKITDVFSNSLRGDLIRTEAEMGLRRHTPPQQILAKQQAMKDATNELGVATFIP; the protein is encoded by the coding sequence ATGGGCAAAAAGCTGCACATTAAAACTTGGGGCTGTCAGATGAACGAATATGATTCATCTAAAATGGCAGATCTCTTAGACGCAACACACGGCTTTATTCTGACTGAAGAAGCAGAAGATGCAGATGTTATATTACTCAACACTTGCTCTATTCGTGAAAAAGCGCAGGAGAAAGTATTCCACCAGTTAGGACGTTGGCGGCCGCTTAAAGAAAAAAATCCAAACCTAATCATTGGTGTCGGTGGCTGTGTCGCTTCACAAGAGGGGACTGCAATTCGTGAGCGGGCGCCTTATGTAGACATTGTCTTTGGCCCGCAAACCTTACACCGCTTGCCAGAAATGATTAATATGGTAAGAGGCGCTAAATCTCCTGTGGTTGATGTTTCTTTTCCTGAAATTGAGAAGTTTGACCGCCTACCAGAGCCTAAGGCTAATGGCGCTACAGCTTTTGTTTCCATTATGGAAGGCTGCTCTAAATACTGTACTTTTTGTGTCGTACCTTACACCCGTGGCGAAGAAGTTAGTCGCCCTTTAGATGACGTTTTATTTGAAATTGCTCAGCTAGCTGAGCAAGGTGTACGAGAGGTTAACTTATTAGGCCAAAACGTTAACGGCTATCGTGGTGCCACCCATGACGGCCAAATCTGTCACTTTTCTGAATTATTACGTTTAGTCGCTGCTATAGATGGTATAGACCGAATTCGTTATACGACCTCACACCCAGTTGAGTTTACTGATGACATTATCGAAGTATATCGCGATGTGCCAGAGTTAGTTGACCACTTGCACTTGCCAGTACAATCGGGTTCAGATCGTATTTTAAACTTAATGAAACGCGGCCATACCGCTTTAGAATATAAATCGCAAATTCGTAAGCTTAAAAAAATACGGCCCAATTTAAGTATGTCTTCTGACTTTATTATTGGCTTCCCAGGTGAAGATGATGCCGATTTTGAAGCGACTATGGATCTAATTAAAGCTATTGATTTTGATATGAGCTTTAGCTTTATTTATAGCGCAAGGCCTGGCACACCTGCGGCAGATTTACCTGATGATGTAACAGAAGCGGCAAAAAAACAGCGTTTATATATTTTACAAGATCGTATTAACCAGCAAGCCTTAAAGATTGCCCGTAATATGTTAGGTTCTGAACAACGGATCTTAGTTGAAGGACCATCGAAAAAGAATATTATGGAACTGACTGGTCGTACAGAAAACAATCGAGTAGTCAATTTTGAAGGCTCACCCGATATGATAGGCCAATTGGTTGACGTTAAAATTACTGACGTCTTTAGCAATTCATTACGTGGTGATTTAATTCGTACTGAAGCTGAAATGGGCTTACGCCGTCATACACCGCCACAGCAAATCTTAGCCAAGCAACAAGCTATGAAAGATGCAACTAATGAGCTTGGTGTCGCTACTTTTATTCCTTAA
- a CDS encoding cobalamin biosynthesis protein, with translation MSWLTTVPTYPLILIAVMIVSRLIPLPDAYHPLTFFRFFAQQLAKKVNPDLQRSKQQQLLSGSLAIAVALLPCIILFYALYQFSELPLILDALLLYCSLDWHAQSKVAVDTSLLLQKKQLSLARQQAAKILLRDTDKVNVMGLSKAIIESVLLQSSKLFIATLGYFLLGGGLAALSYRLLQELQRQWNPKLKQFHFFGRPASLLANLLAFPALLLSSIIIAIQYGIVSCFKSCQQKPVFFNKGSFYLLSCSSIALKRDLGGPAFYSQKKILRQRFNTKDAPSAADIIIALRMVNFLHLYLLLLVIAANLLIYLR, from the coding sequence ATGAGCTGGTTAACTACAGTTCCTACATATCCACTAATACTTATTGCCGTGATGATAGTGTCACGGCTAATTCCCCTACCTGACGCTTACCATCCACTAACTTTCTTTCGCTTTTTTGCCCAGCAATTGGCCAAAAAAGTGAACCCAGATTTACAGCGCAGTAAACAGCAGCAACTATTATCAGGTAGTTTGGCTATAGCCGTAGCCTTATTGCCCTGTATAATCCTGTTTTATGCTTTATATCAGTTTTCTGAGCTGCCCTTAATTTTAGATGCACTACTACTATACTGCAGTCTAGACTGGCATGCTCAATCAAAAGTGGCCGTAGATACCAGCTTACTATTGCAAAAAAAACAACTGTCTTTAGCGCGACAACAAGCTGCAAAAATACTGTTACGTGATACTGATAAAGTAAATGTGATGGGGTTAAGTAAAGCTATTATCGAAAGTGTCTTACTGCAAAGTAGTAAGCTATTTATTGCTACTCTAGGTTATTTTTTACTCGGCGGCGGCTTAGCGGCATTAAGCTATAGGCTATTACAAGAGTTACAACGGCAATGGAACCCAAAGCTTAAGCAATTTCACTTTTTTGGCCGCCCGGCCTCATTACTAGCCAATCTATTAGCTTTTCCTGCTTTATTACTAAGCAGTATTATTATTGCTATCCAATATGGCATAGTAAGTTGCTTTAAAAGTTGCCAACAAAAACCAGTGTTTTTTAATAAGGGGAGCTTTTACTTATTAAGTTGTAGCAGTATTGCGTTGAAGCGGGATCTTGGTGGCCCAGCATTTTATAGTCAGAAAAAAATACTACGGCAAAGATTTAATACTAAAGATGCACCTTCAGCTGCCGATATAATAATAGCATTACGTATGGTTAACTTTTTACATCTGTATCTTTTACTGCTCGTTATCGCAGCTAATTTACTTATATATTTACGCTGA
- a CDS encoding DMT family transporter, with protein MPPLVSGALLLLLAEACFAGIGALVKFTSGTASEAQVVFFRNFFALLLMLPFLYRHGFKLLKTQRWYLHLARSITGIISMYCFFYVLARMPLAQGMLVLLISPFIVPLIAYFWLKERPTKLTLFSIGLGFIGVVFALPVVESDVSVIVFVALASAFLVAITKTTIRYMSDTEPAVRIVFYFSFLTAVISVIPLPFYWQPLSATVWYAFAAMGVLAAIGQLAMTKAYALAPASDIGIWTYSSVIFAGFFGYIFWQEPVTMSWLLGVLIIFYAGYISTRQRLL; from the coding sequence GTGCCGCCATTAGTCAGTGGAGCCTTGTTATTATTATTAGCAGAGGCCTGCTTTGCCGGTATTGGCGCTTTAGTTAAGTTTACTAGCGGTACGGCTTCAGAAGCGCAAGTGGTCTTTTTTCGTAATTTTTTTGCCTTGTTGTTAATGTTGCCTTTTTTATATCGGCATGGTTTTAAATTATTAAAAACCCAGCGCTGGTACTTACATTTGGCTCGCTCAATAACGGGCATTATCTCCATGTATTGCTTTTTTTATGTTTTGGCTAGAATGCCGCTAGCCCAAGGCATGCTGGTATTATTAATTTCGCCATTTATTGTGCCATTAATTGCTTACTTTTGGCTTAAGGAGCGCCCCACTAAATTAACCTTATTTAGCATTGGTTTAGGTTTTATTGGTGTGGTATTTGCGCTACCTGTAGTAGAAAGTGATGTTTCTGTTATTGTTTTTGTCGCCTTAGCGTCTGCTTTTTTGGTCGCTATTACTAAAACCACCATTCGTTATATGTCAGATACTGAGCCAGCGGTTAGAATTGTGTTTTATTTTTCATTTTTAACCGCCGTTATTTCCGTTATACCGCTACCATTTTATTGGCAACCGCTTAGTGCAACAGTCTGGTATGCTTTTGCTGCTATGGGAGTTTTGGCCGCTATAGGGCAATTAGCTATGACTAAAGCTTATGCCCTAGCCCCTGCTAGTGATATAGGTATTTGGACCTATAGCAGTGTTATTTTTGCCGGTTTTTTTGGCTACATATTTTGGCAAGAGCCCGTGACGATGAGCTGGTTATTAGGGGTCTTAATTATTTTTTATGCCGGTTATATTAGTACTCGGCAAAGATTACTTTAA